From a region of the Streptomyces tirandamycinicus genome:
- the tdh gene encoding L-threonine 3-dehydrogenase, producing MKALVKQHAEPGLWLMDVPEPEYGPGDVLIKVLRTGICGTDLHIRSWDGWAQQTISTPLVAGHEFVGEVAAVGSDVADIAVGDLVSGEGHLVCGKCRNCLAGRRHLCRSTVGLGVGRDGAFAEYVCLPASNVWVHRTRVDLDVAAIFDPFGNAVHTALSFPLVGEDVLITGAGPIGVMAAAVARHAGARNVVVTDVSEPRLELARKVGATLAVNVAESGIAEAQRTLGLKEGFDVGLEMSGRPEAVRDMIDNMTHGGRIAMLGLPAEEFAVDWSKIVTSMITIKGIYGREMFETWYAMTVLLEGGLDLSPVITGSYGYRDFDAAFDEAATARSGKIILDWTA from the coding sequence ATGAAGGCACTCGTCAAGCAGCACGCCGAGCCCGGGCTGTGGCTCATGGACGTCCCCGAGCCCGAGTACGGCCCCGGCGACGTGCTGATCAAGGTGCTGCGCACCGGCATCTGCGGGACCGACCTCCACATCCGTTCCTGGGACGGCTGGGCGCAGCAGACGATCTCCACACCGCTCGTGGCCGGCCACGAGTTCGTCGGCGAGGTCGCCGCCGTCGGTAGCGACGTCGCGGACATCGCCGTGGGCGACCTGGTGAGCGGCGAGGGCCACCTCGTGTGCGGGAAGTGCCGCAACTGCCTCGCCGGCCGCCGCCATCTGTGCCGCAGCACGGTCGGGCTGGGCGTGGGCCGCGACGGCGCGTTCGCCGAGTACGTGTGTCTGCCCGCGTCGAACGTCTGGGTGCACCGCACCCGGGTCGACCTGGACGTCGCCGCGATCTTCGATCCCTTCGGCAACGCGGTGCACACCGCGCTGTCGTTCCCGCTCGTCGGCGAGGACGTCCTGATCACCGGAGCGGGCCCGATCGGCGTGATGGCGGCGGCCGTCGCCCGCCACGCGGGTGCCCGCAACGTCGTGGTCACCGACGTGAGCGAGCCGCGGCTGGAGCTGGCCCGCAAGGTCGGCGCCACCCTCGCCGTCAACGTCGCCGAGTCCGGTATCGCCGAGGCGCAGCGCACGCTCGGTCTCAAGGAGGGCTTCGACGTCGGTCTGGAGATGTCCGGCCGCCCCGAGGCCGTGCGCGACATGATCGACAACATGACGCACGGCGGCCGGATCGCGATGCTGGGCCTGCCCGCGGAGGAGTTCGCCGTCGACTGGTCGAAGATCGTCACCTCGATGATCACGATCAAGGGCATCTACGGCCGCGAGATGTTCGAGACCTGGTACGCGATGACGGTACTCCTGGAGGGCGGGCTCGACCTCAGCCCCGTGATCACCGGCAGCTACGGCTACCGGGACTTCGACGCCGCCTTCGACGAGGCCGCCACCGCCCGCAGCGGCAAGATCATCCTCGACTGGACCGCCTGA
- a CDS encoding glycine C-acetyltransferase, translated as MYASVRDDLRATLDEIRAAGLHKPERVIGTPQSASVAVTTGGAPGEVLNFCANNYLGLADHPEVVAAGKEALDRWGYGMASVRFICGTQEVHKELERRLSAFLGQEDTILYSSCFDANGGVFETLLGPEDAVISDALNHASIIDGIRLSKAARFRYANRDMAELEARLKEATEGGARRKLIVTDGVFSMDGYVAPLTEICDLADRYDAMVMVDDSHAVGFVGPGGRGTPELHGVMDRVDIITGTLGKALGGASGGYVAARAEIVELLRQRSRPYLFSNSLAPVIAAASLTVLDLLESAGDLREKLSANTALFRRRMTEEGFEILPGDHAIAPVMIGDAAEAGRMAELLLERGVYVIGFSYPVVPMGQARIRVQLSAAHSTEDVERAVAAFVDARATMAG; from the coding sequence ATGTACGCCTCCGTGCGCGACGACCTCCGCGCCACCCTCGACGAGATCCGCGCCGCCGGCCTCCACAAGCCCGAGCGGGTCATCGGCACCCCCCAGTCGGCGTCGGTGGCCGTCACCACCGGTGGCGCCCCCGGCGAGGTGCTGAACTTCTGCGCCAACAACTACCTCGGCCTCGCCGACCACCCCGAGGTCGTCGCCGCCGGCAAGGAGGCCCTCGACCGCTGGGGCTACGGCATGGCCTCCGTCCGCTTCATCTGCGGCACCCAGGAGGTCCACAAGGAGCTCGAGCGGCGCCTGTCCGCGTTCCTCGGCCAGGAGGACACGATCCTCTACTCCTCCTGCTTCGACGCCAACGGCGGGGTCTTCGAGACCCTCCTCGGCCCCGAGGACGCGGTGATCTCCGACGCCCTCAACCACGCCAGCATCATCGACGGCATCCGCCTGTCCAAGGCCGCCCGCTTCCGCTACGCCAACCGCGACATGGCCGAGCTGGAGGCCCGCCTCAAGGAGGCCACCGAGGGCGGCGCCCGCCGCAAGCTGATCGTCACCGACGGCGTGTTCTCCATGGACGGCTATGTCGCGCCGCTGACCGAGATCTGCGACCTGGCCGACCGCTACGACGCCATGGTCATGGTCGACGACTCGCACGCCGTCGGCTTCGTCGGCCCCGGCGGCCGCGGCACCCCCGAGCTGCACGGCGTCATGGACCGCGTCGACATCATCACCGGCACCCTCGGCAAGGCGCTCGGCGGTGCCTCCGGCGGCTATGTCGCGGCCCGCGCCGAGATCGTCGAGCTGCTGCGCCAGCGCTCCCGCCCCTACCTGTTCTCCAACTCGCTCGCCCCGGTGATCGCCGCCGCCTCCCTCACGGTCCTCGACCTGCTGGAGTCCGCCGGCGACCTGCGCGAGAAGCTCTCCGCGAACACCGCGCTCTTCCGCCGCCGGATGACCGAGGAGGGCTTCGAGATCCTCCCCGGCGACCACGCGATCGCCCCCGTCATGATCGGCGACGCCGCCGAGGCGGGCCGCATGGCCGAGCTGCTGCTGGAGCGCGGCGTCTATGTGATCGGCTTCTCGTACCCGGTCGTCCCCATGGGCCAGGCCCGCATCCGGGTCCAGCTGTCCGCCGCGCACTCCACCGAGGACGTGGAGCGGGCCGTGGCGGCGTTCGTGGACGCCCGGGCGACAATGGCAGGGTGA
- a CDS encoding LysR family transcriptional regulator — MIDPRRLRILRAVADHRTVTAAAAALYLTPSAVSQQLAALEQETGHTLLIRSGRGVTPTAAGEILLGHAHAVLSQLERAEAELAAYAGGAAGEVTVASFATGIAEVLAPALGRLARDHPGIRVRVRDAEGDESLPMVLDGEADLALAVEYRGAPREDDLRLARVPLYAEPFDAVLHCGHPLADGGGVELAALADSDWIGPYPGNPCHEVMLLACELAGFQPRLTHSSDDFRAVVALAGAGAGVALVPRSALRGMELKDTVVLPVAGPAATRRVFAAVRRGAEGHPLLSPVLEALSGAAAGLSTG; from the coding sequence GTGATCGACCCTCGCAGGCTCCGCATTCTGCGCGCCGTGGCGGACCACCGTACGGTGACCGCCGCGGCCGCGGCGCTGTATCTGACCCCTTCGGCCGTCTCCCAGCAGCTCGCCGCGCTGGAGCAGGAGACGGGCCACACCCTGCTCATCCGCAGCGGCCGGGGCGTGACGCCGACGGCGGCCGGTGAGATCCTGCTCGGTCACGCCCACGCGGTCCTCTCCCAGCTGGAACGGGCGGAGGCGGAGCTCGCCGCCTACGCGGGCGGCGCGGCCGGCGAGGTCACGGTGGCCTCCTTCGCCACCGGGATCGCGGAGGTCCTCGCCCCGGCCCTCGGCCGGCTCGCCCGCGACCACCCCGGTATCCGGGTGCGCGTCCGGGACGCGGAGGGCGACGAGAGCCTGCCGATGGTCCTCGACGGGGAGGCCGACCTGGCCCTGGCCGTGGAGTACCGGGGCGCCCCGCGGGAGGACGACCTCCGCCTGGCCCGGGTCCCGCTGTACGCGGAGCCGTTCGACGCGGTGCTGCACTGCGGCCACCCCCTCGCGGACGGCGGCGGGGTGGAGCTCGCGGCCCTCGCCGACAGCGACTGGATCGGCCCCTACCCCGGCAACCCCTGCCACGAGGTCATGCTCCTGGCCTGCGAACTCGCCGGATTCCAGCCGCGCCTCACGCATTCCTCCGACGACTTCCGGGCCGTGGTGGCCCTGGCCGGGGCGGGCGCCGGAGTGGCCCTGGTACCCCGCTCGGCGCTGCGCGGCATGGAACTGAAGGACACGGTGGTCCTCCCGGTCGCGGGTCCCGCCGCGACCCGGCGCGTCTTCGCGGCGGTCCGGCGCGGGGCCGAGGGCCATCCGCTGCTCAGCCCCGTCCTGGAGGCCCTGTCCGGGGCGGCGGCGGGTCTCTCCACCGGCTGA
- a CDS encoding pyridoxal phosphate-dependent aminotransferase — MADAGSNVTELFRASTAHSPSYAALSRATGDQQPITDFCIPCNPYFPPPEMFDELGDRLREILTYYPSSADTITAELCSVLGLNPQTVAMGNGSTELITWIDHLLVRESLAVPVPTFGRWTDQPMETGKRVDMFPLPESGGFALDPASFADFVRARGSRTAVICNPNNPDGGLLPRHGVLALLDQLQDLDLVVVDESFLEFADAEADSSVVADAVLRPNTIVLRSLGKNFGLHGVRFGYLVANPGLAGRVRAALPKWNLNSFAETVVFMLKEYRLEYGHSLRLVQRDRQEMIRHLSRLPGLTVYPSQGNFVYVRLPEGADGALLRNRMLEEHGVLVRECGNKIGSSSSFLRLVVRPKPDVQRLVAGLERTLYATPGTSRMSDISGPALPPGRDLVPAVQAPGPMPMHVQVPARPAPAHALPYGSGTAAVDRLVQGA; from the coding sequence ATGGCCGATGCCGGCAGCAACGTCACCGAGCTCTTCCGCGCGTCCACGGCACACAGCCCGTCGTACGCCGCGCTGAGCCGGGCCACCGGCGACCAGCAGCCGATCACCGACTTCTGCATCCCCTGCAACCCGTACTTCCCCCCACCGGAGATGTTCGACGAACTGGGCGACCGGCTGCGCGAGATCCTCACCTACTACCCCAGCAGCGCGGACACCATCACCGCGGAGCTGTGCTCCGTGCTCGGCCTCAACCCGCAGACCGTGGCCATGGGCAACGGCTCGACCGAGCTGATCACCTGGATCGACCATCTGCTGGTGCGCGAGTCGCTGGCCGTGCCGGTGCCGACCTTCGGCCGGTGGACCGACCAGCCGATGGAGACGGGCAAGCGCGTCGACATGTTCCCGCTCCCCGAGTCCGGCGGATTCGCGCTCGACCCGGCGTCGTTCGCCGACTTCGTCCGCGCGCGCGGCTCCCGTACCGCCGTCATCTGCAATCCGAACAACCCGGACGGCGGTCTGCTGCCGCGGCACGGCGTCCTCGCCCTGCTCGACCAGCTCCAGGACCTCGACCTGGTGGTCGTGGACGAGTCGTTCCTGGAGTTCGCCGACGCCGAGGCGGACTCCAGCGTCGTCGCCGACGCGGTGCTGCGGCCCAACACGATCGTGCTGAGGAGCCTGGGCAAGAACTTCGGGCTGCACGGGGTGCGCTTCGGCTACCTCGTCGCCAACCCGGGCCTCGCCGGCCGGGTGCGGGCGGCGCTGCCCAAGTGGAACCTCAACTCCTTCGCCGAGACGGTGGTGTTCATGCTGAAGGAGTACCGGCTGGAGTACGGGCACAGCCTGCGGCTGGTGCAGCGCGACCGCCAGGAGATGATCCGGCACCTGAGCCGGCTGCCCGGGCTCACCGTGTACCCGTCCCAGGGCAACTTCGTGTACGTCCGGCTCCCGGAGGGGGCCGACGGCGCGCTGCTGCGGAACCGGATGCTGGAGGAGCACGGGGTGCTGGTGCGGGAGTGCGGAAACAAGATCGGCAGCTCCAGCAGTTTCCTGCGGCTCGTGGTGCGGCCGAAGCCGGACGTCCAGCGGCTGGTCGCCGGACTGGAGCGGACGCTGTACGCGACGCCCGGGACATCCAGAATGTCCGACATATCCGGTCCGGCGCTGCCTCCCGGCCGGGACCTGGTGCCCGCCGTTCAGGCTCCCGGGCCGATGCCCATGCACGTGCAGGTGCCCGCCCGTCCCGCACCGGCGCACGCGCTGCCGTACGGCTCCGGCACGGCGGCGGTGGACCGGCTGGTGCAGGGCGCCTGA
- a CDS encoding acyl-CoA synthetase: protein MEYNLADLFESVVDVVPDREALLYVDHPGTGARRRLSYAQLDAAANRIAHHLTGAGLKPGDHLGLHLYNGVEYLQTLLGCLKARVVPVNVNYRYVAEELVYLFRDADLAALVFDAEFTGRVAAALPRTEKLRHLLRVGEPERDAPALDCTAFTAAEASGSPERGFGERSADDRFIIYTGGTTGMPKGVVWRQEDLFFAGLGGGAPTGEPVRRPEELAERVAAGGDGITFFPTPPLMHGTSTLTAFIAFGFGQRVVLHRKYVPEEVLRTIERERVTSVSLVGDAMLRPLIDALNGPLKGTDLSSLFSVSSSGAIMSESVREQFRALAPQVMLLDNFGSSESGFNGTATEDSGPGKGFRLRVNHRTQVVDPVTHEPVVPGEPGRIAQRGHVPLGYYNDPVKTGETFFRRGGERWVLLGDMATVDEEGVVTVLGRGSQCINTGGEKVYPEEVEQALKAHPDVYDALVAGVPDATWGNRVAAVVQLRPGAAALDLESVRAHCRGRLAGYKLPRQLVLAPVIQRSPSGKADYRWAREVASADGGPGAGAG, encoded by the coding sequence GTGGAGTACAACCTTGCCGACCTTTTCGAGTCGGTCGTCGACGTGGTGCCCGACCGCGAGGCGCTCCTCTACGTCGACCATCCCGGAACCGGCGCGCGGCGCAGGCTCAGCTACGCGCAACTCGACGCGGCGGCGAACCGGATCGCGCACCATCTCACCGGCGCGGGGCTCAAGCCGGGGGACCATCTGGGGCTGCACCTCTACAACGGCGTCGAGTACCTGCAGACGCTCCTCGGCTGCCTCAAGGCACGCGTCGTCCCCGTCAACGTGAACTACCGCTATGTGGCGGAGGAACTGGTCTACCTCTTCCGCGACGCCGACCTCGCGGCCCTCGTCTTCGACGCCGAGTTCACCGGCCGGGTGGCGGCCGCACTGCCGCGGACGGAGAAGCTGCGGCACCTCCTGCGCGTCGGTGAGCCGGAGCGGGACGCGCCGGCGCTGGACTGCACGGCGTTCACCGCCGCAGAGGCGTCCGGCTCGCCGGAGCGCGGCTTCGGCGAGCGGTCGGCGGACGACCGGTTCATCATCTACACGGGCGGCACGACCGGGATGCCCAAGGGCGTGGTGTGGCGCCAGGAGGACCTCTTCTTCGCCGGGCTCGGCGGTGGCGCGCCCACCGGTGAGCCGGTGCGGCGGCCCGAGGAGCTGGCGGAGCGGGTCGCCGCGGGCGGCGACGGCATCACCTTCTTCCCCACTCCCCCGCTGATGCACGGTACCTCGACGCTCACCGCGTTCATCGCCTTCGGCTTCGGCCAGCGGGTGGTGCTGCACCGCAAGTACGTACCCGAGGAGGTGCTGCGCACCATCGAGCGGGAGCGGGTGACGTCCGTGTCGCTGGTGGGCGACGCGATGCTGCGCCCGCTGATCGACGCGCTCAACGGCCCGCTGAAGGGCACGGACCTGTCGTCGCTGTTCAGCGTGTCCTCCTCCGGTGCGATCATGTCCGAGTCCGTGCGGGAGCAGTTCAGGGCGCTGGCGCCGCAGGTGATGCTCCTGGACAACTTCGGCTCGTCGGAGTCCGGCTTCAACGGCACGGCCACGGAGGACTCCGGTCCGGGCAAGGGGTTCCGGCTGCGGGTCAACCACCGCACACAGGTGGTCGACCCGGTCACGCACGAGCCGGTCGTGCCCGGCGAGCCGGGCCGTATCGCCCAGCGCGGCCATGTGCCGCTCGGCTACTACAACGACCCGGTCAAGACCGGCGAGACCTTCTTCCGCAGGGGCGGCGAGCGCTGGGTGCTGCTCGGCGACATGGCCACGGTGGACGAGGAGGGGGTCGTCACGGTGCTCGGGCGGGGCTCCCAGTGCATCAACACCGGTGGGGAGAAGGTGTATCCGGAAGAGGTCGAGCAGGCCCTGAAGGCCCATCCGGACGTCTACGACGCACTGGTCGCCGGAGTGCCGGACGCGACCTGGGGCAACCGCGTGGCCGCGGTCGTGCAGTTGCGCCCGGGGGCGGCGGCGCTGGACCTCGAGTCCGTCCGGGCGCACTGCCGCGGCCGGCTGGCGGGGTACAAGCTCCCGCGGCAGCTCGTCCTCGCGCCGGTCATCCAGCGCTCCCCGAGCGGCAAGGCGGACTACCGCTGGGCACGGGAGGTCGCCTCGGCCGACGGCGGCCCCGGGGCCGGGGCCGGGTGA
- a CDS encoding crotonase/enoyl-CoA hydratase family protein, producing the protein MAGTEHLTVRREGATLVLTLNRPESRNALSLPMLVGLYDAWLEADADDGVRSVVLTGAGGSFCAGMDLKALAGAGMEAGGYRDRLKADPDLHWKAMLRHHRPRKPVVAAVEGPCVAGGTEILQGTDIRVAGESAVFGLFEVRRGLFPIGGSTVRLQRQIPRTHALEMLLTGRPYTASEAQRIGLVGSVVPDGTALERALDIAGRINACGPLAVEAVKASVYETAEMTESEGLAAELSRGWPIFDTADAKEGARAFAEKRDPEYRRA; encoded by the coding sequence ATGGCGGGTACGGAACACCTCACCGTACGGCGAGAAGGCGCCACTCTGGTGCTCACGCTGAACAGACCGGAGTCCAGGAACGCGCTGTCCCTGCCCATGCTGGTGGGGCTGTACGACGCATGGCTGGAGGCCGACGCGGACGACGGCGTCCGCTCCGTGGTCCTGACCGGCGCGGGCGGCTCGTTCTGCGCCGGGATGGACCTCAAGGCCCTCGCCGGGGCGGGAATGGAGGCAGGGGGGTACCGGGACCGGCTCAAGGCCGACCCGGACCTGCACTGGAAGGCCATGCTCCGCCACCACCGCCCCCGCAAGCCGGTCGTCGCCGCGGTGGAGGGCCCCTGCGTCGCAGGCGGCACCGAGATCCTCCAGGGCACGGACATCCGGGTCGCCGGGGAGAGCGCCGTGTTCGGGCTGTTCGAGGTCCGCCGGGGCCTGTTCCCCATCGGCGGTTCCACCGTGCGGCTCCAGCGCCAGATCCCGCGTACCCACGCCCTCGAGATGCTGCTCACCGGCCGCCCCTACACGGCGTCCGAGGCGCAGCGCATCGGCCTCGTCGGCAGTGTCGTCCCCGACGGCACCGCTCTGGAGCGGGCCCTCGACATCGCGGGGAGGATCAACGCCTGCGGGCCGCTCGCCGTGGAGGCGGTGAAGGCGTCCGTGTACGAGACGGCCGAGATGACCGAGAGCGAGGGGCTGGCGGCCGAACTGAGCCGCGGCTGGCCGATCTTCGACACCGCCGACGCGAAGGAGGGCGCCCGCGCCTTCGCCGAGAAGCGCGACCCGGAGTACCGCCGGGCCTGA
- a CDS encoding Zn-ribbon domain-containing OB-fold protein, with the protein MSATPASGAPSAPEVLRAPLVVEFPFTRSVGPVQSAFLTGLRERTVLGVRTTGGRVLVPPVEYDPDTSEEIGELVEVGTAGTVTTWAWNPEPRRGQPLETPFAWVLVRLDGADTGLLHALDAPGPEAVRTGMRVRVRWAAERGGSITDIACFEPYADGDAGRGEGADPCRGEGADPCRDEVADARSDAGRAERRAEPVTPGAAERGTAAGPRPHSGAFDDPVTGVVAPARLDYTYTPGRAQTRFINALAGRRTTGERCPSCRKVYVPPRGACPTCGIATSEQVEVGPRGTVTTFCIVNIKAKNLDIDVPYVYAHIALDGADLPLHGRIAGIPYDRVRMGLRVEPVWTQGGRHPDHYRPTGEPDADYDTYRELL; encoded by the coding sequence ATGTCCGCCACCCCCGCCTCCGGGGCGCCCTCGGCACCGGAAGTGCTGCGCGCCCCGCTCGTCGTCGAGTTCCCCTTCACCCGCTCCGTCGGCCCCGTGCAGTCCGCCTTCCTCACCGGCCTGCGCGAACGCACCGTGCTCGGCGTCAGGACCACCGGCGGCCGGGTCCTCGTACCGCCCGTCGAGTACGACCCCGACACCTCCGAGGAGATCGGCGAGCTGGTCGAGGTCGGCACCGCGGGAACCGTCACCACCTGGGCCTGGAACCCGGAACCGCGCCGGGGCCAGCCGCTGGAAACGCCCTTCGCCTGGGTGCTGGTGAGACTCGACGGCGCCGACACGGGCCTCCTCCACGCCCTCGACGCCCCCGGCCCCGAGGCCGTGCGCACCGGAATGCGCGTCCGCGTCCGCTGGGCCGCGGAGCGCGGCGGATCCATCACGGACATCGCCTGCTTCGAGCCGTACGCAGACGGCGACGCGGGCCGCGGCGAGGGGGCCGACCCGTGCCGCGGCGAGGGGGCCGACCCGTGCCGCGACGAGGTGGCCGACGCGAGGAGTGACGCGGGCCGCGCCGAGAGGCGAGCGGAGCCCGTGACGCCGGGCGCCGCCGAGAGGGGCACGGCAGCCGGACCACGGCCCCACAGCGGCGCGTTCGACGACCCCGTGACCGGAGTCGTCGCGCCGGCCCGGCTCGACTACACCTACACACCCGGCCGCGCCCAGACCCGCTTCATCAACGCCCTCGCCGGACGCCGGACCACCGGCGAGCGCTGCCCCTCCTGCCGCAAGGTGTACGTGCCGCCCCGCGGCGCCTGCCCGACCTGCGGCATCGCCACCTCGGAGCAGGTCGAGGTCGGGCCCCGGGGCACCGTCACCACGTTCTGCATCGTCAACATCAAGGCGAAGAACCTCGACATCGACGTGCCGTACGTGTACGCCCACATCGCGCTCGACGGCGCCGACCTGCCGCTCCACGGCCGCATCGCCGGCATCCCGTACGACCGCGTGCGCATGGGCCTGCGCGTCGAACCGGTGTGGACGCAAGGCGGCCGGCACCCCGACCACTACCGCCCCACCGGCGAGCCCGACGCGGACTACGACACCTACCGGGAGCTGCTGTAG
- a CDS encoding thiolase domain-containing protein: MRDVAIVAFSQTDHVRRSEEVSEVEMLMPVLHDVLERTGLRTGDIGFTCSGSCDYLAGRAFSFTMALDGVGAWPPIPESHVEMDGAWALYEAWVKLLTGEADTALVYAYGKSSPGSVRDVLTRQLDPYYLAPLWPDSVALAALQAQALIDAGETDEPALAAIAARSRTAAEGNPHAQLRGPRPQGGYVVRPLRTGDCPPVGDGAAAVVLAAGDRARELCPRPAWIRGMDHRVEPHALGVRDLTDSPSTRLAAERAGAFARPVDTAELHAPFTSQEVVLRKALRLGGSVTVNPSGGPLAANPVMAAGLIRVGEAAAAVHRGASDRALAHATSGPCLQQNLVAVLEGEPHVR, from the coding sequence ATGCGAGACGTCGCGATCGTCGCCTTCTCCCAGACCGACCACGTACGCCGCAGCGAGGAGGTCTCCGAAGTCGAGATGCTCATGCCCGTACTCCACGACGTCCTCGAACGGACCGGGCTGCGCACCGGGGACATCGGCTTCACCTGCTCCGGCTCCTGCGACTACCTGGCGGGCCGGGCGTTCTCCTTCACGATGGCCCTCGACGGAGTGGGCGCCTGGCCGCCCATCCCGGAGTCGCACGTGGAGATGGACGGCGCCTGGGCCCTCTACGAGGCATGGGTCAAACTCCTCACCGGCGAGGCGGACACGGCCCTCGTCTACGCCTACGGCAAGTCCTCGCCCGGTTCCGTGCGGGATGTGCTGACCCGCCAGCTGGACCCGTACTACCTCGCGCCGCTGTGGCCCGACTCCGTCGCCCTCGCCGCCCTGCAGGCCCAGGCGCTCATCGACGCGGGGGAGACGGACGAGCCGGCCCTGGCCGCGATCGCGGCACGCAGCAGGACCGCCGCCGAGGGCAACCCGCACGCCCAGCTCCGCGGGCCCCGCCCGCAGGGCGGGTACGTCGTACGGCCGCTGCGCACCGGCGACTGCCCGCCCGTCGGCGACGGCGCGGCCGCGGTGGTCCTCGCCGCCGGGGACCGGGCCCGGGAACTGTGCCCGCGGCCCGCCTGGATCCGCGGCATGGACCACCGCGTCGAACCGCACGCCCTCGGCGTACGCGATCTCACCGACTCGCCGTCGACCCGCCTCGCCGCCGAACGCGCCGGAGCCTTCGCACGGCCCGTGGACACCGCCGAACTGCACGCCCCGTTCACCTCCCAGGAGGTGGTGCTGCGCAAGGCGCTGCGCCTCGGCGGCTCCGTGACGGTCAATCCCTCGGGAGGCCCACTCGCCGCCAACCCCGTCATGGCGGCGGGCCTCATCCGCGTCGGCGAGGCCGCCGCCGCCGTCCACCGCGGCGCCTCCGACCGTGCCCTCGCCCACGCCACCTCCGGCCCCTGTCTGCAGCAGAACCTGGTCGCCGTCCTCGAAGGAGAGCCGCATGTCCGCTAA
- a CDS encoding thiolase domain-containing protein: MSAKEPVAVVGVGQTKHVAARRDVSIAGLVREAARRALDDAGLGWADVDAVVIGKAPDFFEGVMMPELYLADALGAVGKPLLRVHTAGSVGGSTALVAAGLVAARVHRTVLTVAFEKQSESNAMWGLSLPVPFQQPLLAGAGGFFAPHVRAYIRRSGAPGTVGSLVAYKDRRNALRNPYAHLHEHGITLEKVQSSPMLWDPIRYSETCPSSDGACAMVLADRAGAARAPHPPAWVHGGAMRSEPTLFAGKDCVSPQAGKDCAADVYRQAGITDPRREIDAVEMYVPFSWYEPMWLENLGFAAEGEGWKLTESGVTELDGDLPVNPSGGVLSTNPIGASGMIRFAEAALQVRGRAGAHQVAGARKALGHAYGGGSQFFSMWLVGAEPPAT, encoded by the coding sequence ATGTCCGCTAAGGAGCCGGTGGCCGTCGTCGGCGTCGGCCAGACCAAGCACGTCGCGGCCCGGCGGGACGTGTCGATCGCCGGGCTCGTCCGCGAGGCCGCGCGCCGCGCCCTGGACGACGCCGGACTCGGCTGGGCCGACGTCGACGCCGTCGTCATCGGCAAGGCACCCGACTTCTTCGAGGGCGTGATGATGCCGGAGCTGTACCTCGCCGACGCCCTCGGCGCGGTCGGCAAGCCGCTGCTGCGGGTGCACACGGCGGGGTCGGTCGGCGGTTCCACGGCACTGGTCGCCGCCGGTCTCGTGGCGGCCCGGGTCCACCGGACGGTGCTGACCGTCGCCTTCGAGAAGCAGTCCGAATCGAACGCGATGTGGGGGCTGTCGCTGCCCGTCCCTTTCCAGCAGCCGCTCCTCGCGGGTGCGGGCGGGTTCTTCGCCCCACACGTGCGCGCCTACATCCGCCGCAGCGGCGCACCGGGTACCGTCGGCTCCCTGGTCGCGTACAAGGACCGCCGCAACGCGCTGAGGAACCCGTACGCACATCTCCACGAGCACGGCATCACCCTGGAGAAGGTGCAGTCCTCGCCGATGCTGTGGGACCCGATCCGGTACTCGGAGACCTGCCCGTCCTCCGACGGCGCCTGCGCGATGGTCCTCGCCGACCGGGCCGGGGCCGCCCGCGCGCCGCACCCCCCGGCCTGGGTGCACGGCGGCGCGATGCGCAGCGAACCGACGCTGTTCGCGGGCAAGGACTGCGTGTCGCCGCAGGCCGGCAAGGACTGCGCGGCCGACGTCTACCGGCAGGCGGGCATCACCGACCCGCGGCGCGAGATCGACGCCGTCGAGATGTACGTGCCCTTCTCCTGGTACGAGCCGATGTGGCTGGAGAACCTGGGCTTCGCGGCCGAGGGCGAGGGGTGGAAGCTCACCGAGTCCGGCGTGACCGAACTCGACGGAGACCTGCCGGTGAACCCGTCCGGCGGGGTGCTCTCCACCAACCCCATCGGCGCCTCCGGGATGATCCGGTTCGCCGAGGCGGCCCTCCAGGTGCGC